Proteins from one Amycolatopsis benzoatilytica AK 16/65 genomic window:
- a CDS encoding pyridoxal phosphate-dependent aminotransferase: MSHSATSPSALHDVPALGAMTARDRARRTGGRILPLMGAPVLPMPEHVREAVRQAMDQPDPRDSRGLPELRAAIAAELSPGVDPERRLLVTNGAMHGLSLALRTLLAPGDEVIVPTPAYFFDGAIRESGATPKYVPSHSGWTFDLDGMAAAVTSRSRAVLLCNPVNPTGYLPDAETVAAVVGLAARHGLFVVSDDSWQHFVFDGRRHHPVEALAETWPHLITVTSLSKYYALATWRLGYVLAPPAVVDAMERRLQWEAVCCGAIPQHAAAAALTGPREWLDRALSTYQRKRDLVCAGVEASGLPAPVRPGGGAFLLADCARLGDTPDAIDRALLRNGIATIRGTDLHAPESHVRITFGAAEPVLEELVGALSQACRES; this comes from the coding sequence ATGTCGCACTCCGCAACCAGTCCCTCCGCCCTCCACGACGTCCCCGCACTCGGCGCGATGACCGCCCGCGACCGCGCTCGCCGAACCGGCGGCCGGATTCTCCCGCTCATGGGCGCCCCGGTCCTCCCGATGCCCGAGCACGTGCGGGAGGCGGTCCGGCAGGCGATGGACCAACCGGACCCGCGCGACAGCCGCGGCCTTCCCGAGCTCCGTGCCGCGATCGCGGCCGAGCTCAGTCCCGGCGTCGATCCCGAACGCCGCCTGCTGGTCACCAACGGAGCGATGCACGGTCTTTCGCTCGCCCTGCGCACCTTGCTCGCACCTGGAGACGAGGTGATCGTGCCGACCCCGGCGTACTTCTTCGACGGCGCCATCCGCGAGTCCGGCGCGACGCCGAAGTACGTCCCGTCCCACAGCGGATGGACGTTCGATCTCGACGGCATGGCGGCCGCGGTGACCTCCCGCAGCCGTGCCGTGCTGCTCTGCAATCCGGTCAATCCGACTGGATACCTGCCCGACGCCGAGACCGTCGCCGCGGTAGTCGGTCTCGCCGCCCGGCACGGGCTGTTCGTCGTTTCCGACGATTCATGGCAGCATTTCGTTTTCGACGGCCGCCGGCACCATCCGGTGGAAGCGCTCGCGGAAACCTGGCCGCACCTGATCACCGTCACCAGCCTCAGCAAGTACTACGCACTCGCGACCTGGCGGCTGGGCTACGTGCTCGCGCCGCCCGCGGTCGTAGACGCGATGGAACGCCGCTTGCAGTGGGAAGCAGTGTGCTGCGGCGCGATTCCGCAGCATGCTGCCGCGGCCGCGCTCACCGGTCCGCGCGAGTGGCTCGACCGCGCTTTGTCGACCTACCAGCGAAAGCGCGATCTAGTCTGCGCCGGGGTCGAGGCCAGCGGGCTCCCCGCCCCGGTGCGCCCCGGCGGCGGCGCGTTCCTACTCGCCGACTGCGCCCGCCTCGGCGACACCCCGGACGCCATCGACCGGGCATTGCTGCGCAACGGGATCGCGACCATCCGCGGAACCGACCTGCACGCCCCGGAAAGCCATGTCCGAATCACCTTCGGCGCAGCCGAACCGGTGCTGGAGGAGCTGGTCGGCGCGCTCAGCCAGGCATGCCGGGAGTCCTAG
- a CDS encoding SAM-dependent methyltransferase, which yields MSDPLNAPPGVDPTKSSVARLYDYLLGGKDNYEIDRQVAREMAAAVPEIAQTALENRNFLIRACRFLAFSAGVRQYIDCGSGLPTTENVHQVVQRADPTAKVVYVDYDPVVASHGRALLDENDFTEYIQADIFDPMSILDNPTVQNHLDWNEPIAVLFIAALHHHKGDRGAPAAVTKKFVDRLPSGSFLAITHLIDAADSSPDDQAVQDLVEAIHKGSMKDVTARTREEITQLFHDLEMIPTGPGRPAEIVAISDWWPDGPRLGGQTVAQRIMAGGVARKP from the coding sequence ATGTCCGACCCACTCAACGCACCGCCCGGAGTCGACCCGACCAAGTCGAGTGTCGCGCGTCTCTACGACTATCTCCTCGGCGGGAAAGACAACTACGAGATCGACCGGCAGGTCGCCCGCGAGATGGCGGCGGCGGTGCCGGAGATCGCGCAGACCGCGTTGGAGAACCGGAACTTCCTGATCCGCGCCTGCCGCTTCCTCGCCTTCAGCGCGGGCGTCCGGCAGTACATCGACTGCGGGTCCGGGCTGCCGACGACGGAAAACGTGCACCAGGTCGTGCAGCGCGCGGACCCGACGGCGAAGGTCGTCTACGTGGACTACGACCCGGTGGTGGCCAGCCACGGCCGGGCGCTGCTGGACGAGAACGACTTCACCGAGTACATCCAGGCCGACATCTTCGACCCGATGAGCATCCTCGACAACCCGACGGTGCAGAACCACCTCGACTGGAACGAGCCGATCGCGGTCCTGTTCATCGCGGCGCTGCACCACCACAAGGGCGACCGCGGCGCACCGGCCGCGGTGACCAAGAAGTTCGTCGACCGGCTTCCCTCCGGCTCCTTCCTGGCGATCACCCACCTGATCGACGCGGCCGACAGCTCGCCGGACGACCAGGCGGTGCAGGACCTGGTCGAGGCGATCCACAAGGGCTCGATGAAGGACGTCACCGCGCGCACCCGCGAGGAGATCACCCAGCTGTTCCACGACCTGGAGATGATCCCGACCGGACCCGGCCGGCCCGCCGAGATCGTCGCGATTTCCGACTGGTGGCCGGACGGCCCGCGGCTGGGCGGGCAGACCGTCGCACAGCGGATCATGGCCGGCGGGGTGGCCCGGAAGCCCTGA